The following proteins are encoded in a genomic region of Gossypium hirsutum isolate 1008001.06 chromosome D05, Gossypium_hirsutum_v2.1, whole genome shotgun sequence:
- the LOC107903450 gene encoding dirigent protein 4 produces MRGTLMLSWVLIICLSLVAVQSQYYSETLPYRPRPVKVTNLHFFMHEFTGITAVQVAQVNITSSDNNSSVPFASLVAVNDPLRTGPEPDSELIGNVQGIALLAGTNASSTQYIDFGFNTGKFNGSSLSVFSRGEPGLAVVGGRGRFMMATGVALFNPILINATNVIIEFNVTVIHY; encoded by the coding sequence ATGAGAGGAACATTGATGTTGAGTTGGGTTCTGATCATCTGCCTCTCCCTAGTAGCAGTGCAGAGCCAATACTACTCGGAGACCCTACCATATCGTCCCAGGCCAGTTAAGGTCACCAATCTTCACTTCTTTATGCACGAATTTACGGGTATTACAGCAGTCCAGGTAGCCCAAGTTAACATCACAAGCAGCGACAATAATTCATCAGTGCCATTTGCCTCCCTAGTTGCCGTTAATGATCCCCTCAGGACTGGTCCTGAGCCTGACTCGGAGCTGATTGGAAATGTTCAGGGTATTGCGCTCCTGGCTGGAACGAATGCATCAAGCACGCAATacatagattttggattcaataCCGGTAAGTTTAACGGCAGCTCTCTAAGCGTATTTTCAAGGGGAGAACCTGGGCTTGCGGTGGTCGGAGGAAGAGGACGATTCATGATGGCAACAGGGGTTGCACTATTTAACCCTATCCTTATAAATGCCACCAATGTCATCATTGAATTCAACGTTACTGTAATTCATTACTAA
- the LOC107902169 gene encoding receptor-like protein Cf-9, whose protein sequence is MLTALYCDEIAGLKSYPKTNSWKEGTDCCSWDGVSCDHLNAHVIALCSKVATQQQHARNHATELQHASLHYLNLSHTGFVGVVPSQVSHLSKLVSLDLSWIDEQLTIDKYALEGLVHNLTELRHLFLDGIDMFSINPHVFMNLSSSLRSLSLDSCDLQGKFPKNIFDFPNLNLLNLRGNRNLNLDLLKFDRGSNLEHLDLSRMSFSTEWINSIDNLGLKMHIFLEDCLLDRESCILEVFGSLPFQLIRTNSKIFGKPFATHSFRFGMEQIEWTNSIVNSKPNAAGIIENSWKFIRRFHSRRDLSLSSCNLSEFPQFLKELKSLRGLDLSYNRIECKIPRWMQEVRNDSLRYLNVSHNSLTKVEQFPWKNIGTLDLSFNLIVGNLLIPASTINVFFVSNNNFNGEVSTLICNASALRILDFSHNNLSVTIPQCFGNLSNSLEFLNLKKNKFYGTIPPTFAKGCQLSNLNLNGNLLKEPLTPSILNCRGMEVLDLGNNKINDTFLHWLGSLSFLQVLVLKSNHMHGSLRVNSSKSSPFFSKIQIFDLSSNYFSGPLPVTYINSFKAIINLEKKGIARPYMGVQDYTSGFYAYSIGIIMEGQYMELVKIFTMWMIIDLSNNQFEGEIPKVTRKLNLLKGLNLSHNNLNGGIPT, encoded by the exons ATGCTTACTGCTTTGTATTGCGATGAGATTGCTGGCCTTAAATCTTATCCCAAGACAAATTCATGGAAGGAGGGTACAGATTGCTGCTCATGGGATGGGGTCAGTTGTGATCACCTTAATGCTCATGTTATTGCCCTTTGTTCAAAGGTGGCAACACAGCAGCAACATGCAAGAAACCATGCAACAGAGCTGCAGCATGCAA GCCTACACTACCTCAACCTTTCTCATACAGGGTTTGTAGGAGTAGTCCCATCGCAGGTCTCCCACCTGTCAAAATTGGTCTCGCTTGATCTCTCTTGGATTGATGAACAATTAACAATTGACAAATATGCTCTGGAGGGACTTGTTCACAACCTAACCGAGCTAAGACATCTTTTCTTGGATGGAATCGACATGTTTTCTATTAATCCTCATGTCTTCATGAATCTATCATCTTCTCTAAGGTCTCTCAGTCTTGATAGTTGTGATTTGCAAGGAAAATTCCCAAAAAACATTTTTGATTTCCCAAACCTCAATTTGCTCAACTTGCGAGGCAACCGAAACCTCAATCTTGATCTTTTGAAGTTCGACCGGGGCAGCAATCTTGAACATTTAGATCTGTCGAGGATGTCCTTCTCTACAGAATGGATTAATTCAATTGATAATCTAGGCCTTAAA ATGCATATTTTTTTGGAGGATTGCCTGCTCGATAGGGAATCTTGTATCCTTGAAGTTTTTGGATCTCTCCCATTCCAACTTATCAGGACCAATTCCAAGATCTTTGGGAAACCTTTTGCAACTCACTCATTTAGATTTGGGATGGAACAAATTGAGTGGACAAATTCTATTGTCAATTCTAAACCTAATGCAGCTGGAATAATTGAAAATAGCTGGAAATTCATTAGAAGGTTCCATTCCAGACGAG ACTTATCTTTGTCATCTTGCAATCTTAGTGAATTCCCCCAATTTCTAAAAGAGCTTAAAAGTTTAAGAGGTCTAGACCTTTCTTACAATAGAATTGAATGCAAGATTCCACGGTGGATGCAAGAGGTGAGGAATGACTCTTTGAGATACTTAAATGTATCTCACAACTCTTTGACAAAAGTTGAGCAATTTCCATGGAAGAATATTGGAACTCTTGActtaagcttcaatttgatagttGGAAATCTTTTAATTCCAGCTTCGACGATCAATGTCTTTTTTGTCTCAAATAATAATTTCAATGGAGAGGTCTCTACTTTAATATGCAATGCCAGTGCTCTTCGAATTCTTGATTTCTCCCACAATAACTTGAGTGTAACAATTCCGCAATGTTTTGGAAATTTGAGCAACAGCcttgaattcttgaatctgaAGAAGAACAAGTTTTATGGGACGATTCCTCCAACATTTGCGAAGGGATGCCAATTGAGTAATTTAAACTTAAATGGAAATCTGTTAAAAGAGCCTTTGACACCATCCATCCTTAATTGTAGAGGTATGGAAGTGCTGGATCTTGGTAACAACAAGATCAATGATACATTTCTTCATTGGTTGGGAAGTCTTTCATTTTTGCAAGTTCTTGTATTGAAGTCAAATCATATGCATGGTTCCTTGCGTGTCAATAGCTCCAAGTCTAGCCCTTTTTTctctaaaatccaaatttttgacctctcaagtaattatttttctggACCCCTACCAGTGACATACATCAACAGCTTCAAGGCTATCATAAATCTAGAGAAAAAAGGTATTGCAAGGCCATACATGGGTGTGCAAGATTATACTAGTGGCTTCTATGCCTATTCCATTGGAATTATTATGGAAGGACAATATATGGAATTGGTGAAAATTTTCACCATGTGGATGATCATTGATCTATCAAACAATCAGTTTGAAGGAGAGATTCCAAAGGTTACTAGGAAGCTTAACTTACTGAAAGGGCTCAACCTTTCTCACAATAACCTTAATGGTGGTATCCCCACTTGA
- the LOC107902200 gene encoding receptor-like protein 35: MAPYLFLCLFLFFPHLYASFSSSGSHSCSSLIQFKDSFSITEDVSSYCNDYAGLKSYPKTNSWKEGTDCCSWDGVTCDHLNAHVIALDLSCSWLYGNFPSNTTLFLLPHLQKLNLAYNDFNLSKIPSEFGRFTSLFYLNLSYTGFAGEVPSQVSHLSKLVSLDLSSSVFGEQTIDKHALEGLVHNLTEVRHLFLDGINMTSVNAHVFMNLSSSLRSLSLAGCDLQGKFPKNIFDLPNLNLLNLGGNQNLNLDPLKLNRSSNLEHLDLSWMSFSTEFIDSVDNLQALKYLDLSGNSFFQGLSVSITNLSSLEYLILRGANFFGGLPDSMGNLVSLKFLDLSYSNLSGPVPRSLGNLLQLTHLDLGSNKLSGQIPLSILNLTQLEYLEISENSLEGSIPDEVTAVPNLIYLVLYDNLLNGTLPSWLYTAPSLKGIILSQNQFSGHIKEFQTKSLEYLDLENNKLQGPLPSSIFQLLNLTWLLLSSNNLSGVIEFRMFSNLPNLKHLDLSYNSLSLTSNTTSSVNHILPNVTDLLLSSCNLSEFPQFLKGLKSLESLDLSCNKIEGKIPQWMQEVGNGSLTYLNVSHNSLTEVEHFLWKNIEVLDLSSNLISGNLPIPASTINFFLISNNSFNGEVSSLICNATSLRVLDLSHNNLSGTIPRCFGNLSNSLEFLNLKKNKFYGTIPPKFALGCRLTNFNLNGNLLEGPLIPSILNCRGLEVLDLGNNKINDTFPHWLGSLPFLQVLVLKSNHMHGSLRVNSSKSNPFFSKIQIFDLSSNHFSGALPVRYINSFKAMINLEKIGSTMSYMGVYVQRGSGFYTYSIGIVMKGQYMELVKIFTMWMIIDLSDNQFEGGIPEVFGKLNLLKGLNLSHNNLNGGIPTSIGNLTSLEWLDLSSNRLSGTIPNRLADLPFLSSFNVSENQLHGQIPQGKQFNTFGNDSYDGNKGLCGFPVSKGCNIIEPAPPNVLENDGSKSNIAFGWKVVLIGYGCGVVFGMSVGYVVFQTGKPKWLVNLVENQQEKRRRRKSKKGNRSNRRRRI; this comes from the coding sequence ATGGCCCCCTATCTCTTTCTCTGCCTATTCCTCTTCTTTCCCCATCTTTatgcttctttttcttcttcaggaTCTCACTCCTGCTCTTCCCTAATCCAGTTTAAGGACTCTTTTTCCATAACAGAGGATGTTTCTTCTTATTGCAATGATTATGCTGGCCTTAAATCTTATCCCAAGACAAATTCATGGAAGGAGGGTACAGATTGCTGCTCATGGGATGGGGTCACTTGTGACCACCTAAATGCTCATGTTATTGCCCTTGACTTGAGCTGCAGTTGGCTATATGGAAACTTCCCTTCCAATACCACTCTCTTCCTTCTTCCTCACCTTCAAAAACTCAACCTTGCCTACAATGATTTTAatctttccaaaattccatccgaGTTCGGTCGGTTTACAAGCCTATTCTACCTCAACCTTTCTTATACAGGGTTTGCAGGAGAAGTCCCATCCCAAGTCTCCCACCTGTCAAAATTGGTTTCACTTGATCTCTCCTCCTCTGTGTTTGGTGAACAAACAATTGACAAACATGCTCTGGAGGGACTTGTTCACAACCTAACCGAGGTCAGACATCTGTTTTTGGATGGAATCAACATGACTTCTGTTAATGCTCATGTCTTCATGAATCTATCCTCTTCTCTAAGGTCTCTCAGTCTTGCTGGTTGTGATTTGCAAGGAAAATTCCCAAAAAACATTTTTGATTTGccaaacctcaatctcctcaacttgGGAGGCAACCAAAACCTCAATCTTGATCCTTTGAAGTTGAATCGGAGCAGCAATCTCGAACATTTGGATCTATCGTGGATGTCCTTCTCTACAGAATTCATTGATTCGGTTGATAATCTACAGGCCTTAAAGTACTTAGATCTATCAGGAAATTCTTTCTTTCAAGGATTGTCTGTCTCAAtcacaaatttatcatctttGGAGTACTTGATTCTTAGAGGCGCAAATTTTTTTGGAGGATTGCCTGACTCGATGGGGAATCTTGTGTCCTTGAAGTTTTTAGATCTCTCCTATTCCAACTTATCAGGACCGGTTCCAAGATCACTTGGAAACCTCTTGCAACTCACTCATTTAGACTTGGGATCAAATAAATTGAGTGGACAAATTCCATTGTCAATTCTAAACCTAACGCAGTTGGAATACTTGGAAATATCTGAAAATTCTTTAGAAGGTTCTATTCCAGATGAGGTAACCGCTGTTCCGAATCTAATATATTTAGTCTTATATGACAATTTACTCAATGGAACACTTCCGTCATGGTTGTATACTGCTCCCTCCTTAAAGGGTATAATTCTCTCTCAAAATCAATTCAGTGGGCATATCAAAGAATTCCAAACCAAATCACTAGAATATTTAGATCTAGAAAATAATAAACTCCAAGGTCCCCTTCCATCTTCAATATTCCAACTTCTCAATCTTACCTGGCTCCTTTTATCCTCAAATAATCTTAGTGGTGTCATAGAGTTTCGCATGTTCTCAAACCTTCCAAATCTAAAACATCTCGACCTTTCATATAACAGCCTATCCTTAACATCTAATACTACATCTAGTGTTAATCATATATTGCCTAATGTTACAGACTTACTTTTGTCATCTTGCAATCTTAGTGAATTCCCCCAATTTTTAAAAGGGCTTAAAAGTTTGGAAAGCTTAGACCTCTCTTGCAACAAAATTGAAGGCAAGATTCCACAGTGGATGCAAGAGGTGGGGAATGGCTCTTTGACTTACTTAAACGTATCTCACAACTCTTTGACAGAAGTTGAGCACTTTCTATGGAAGAATATTGAAGTTCTTGACTTAAGCTCCAATTTGATCAGCGGAAATCTTCCGATTCCAGCTTCGACCATCAATTTCTTTTTGATCTCAAATAATAGTTTCAATGGAGAGGTCTCTTCTTTAATCTGCAATGCCACTTCTCTTCGAGTTCTTGATTTGTCCCACAATAACTTGAGTGGAACAATTCCGCGATGTTTTGGAAATTTGAGCAACAGCcttgaattcttgaatctgaAGAAGAACAAGTTCTATGGGACGATTCCTCCAAAATTTGCACTGGGATGCCGATTGACTAATTTCAACTTAAATGGAAATCTGTTAGAAGGGCCATTGATACCATCCATCCTTAATTGTAGAGGTCTGGAAGTGCTAGATCTTGGTAACAACAAGATCAATGATACATTTCCTCATTGGTTGGGCAGTCTTCCATTTTTGCAAGTTCTTGTATTGAAGTCAAATCATATGCATGGTTCCTTGCGTGTCAATAGCTCCAAGTCTAACCCTTTTTTctctaaaatccaaatttttgaCCTCTCAAGTAATCATTTTTCTGGAGCCCTACCAGTGAGATACATCAACAGCTTCAAGGCTATGATAAATCTAGAGAAGATTGGGAGTACAATGTCGTACATGGGGGTGTATGTTCAGAGAGGTAGTGGCTTCTATACCTATTCCATTGGAATTGTTATGAAAGGGCAATATATGGAATTGGTGAAAATTTTCACCATGTGGATGATCATTGATCTATCAGACAATCAGTTTGAAGGGGGTATTCCAGAGGTTTTTGGGAAGCTTAACTTACTGAAAGGGCTCAACCTTTCTCATAATAACCTTAATGGAGGTATCCCCACCTCAATAGGGAATTTGACAAGTCTTGAATGGCTGGACCTATCTTCAAACAGGTTGTCTGGGACGATTCCAAATAGATTGGCAGATCTGCCATTTCTTTCGTCCTTCAATGTTTCTGAAAATCAACTCCATGGTCAGATTCCTCAAGGCAAACAGTTCAACACATTTGGAAATGATTCATATGATggaaataagggactatgtggaTTTCCGGTCTCGAAAGGTTGCAACATCATTGAGCCAGCACCTCCAAATGTGCTTGAAAATGATGGCTCAAAATCAAACATTGCTTTTGGTTGGAAAGTGGTGTTGATAGGCTATGGATGCGGAGTGGTGTTCGGAATGTCCGTGGGATATGTTGTTTTCCAAACTGGTAAGCCGAAATGGTTGGTGAATTTGGTTGAAAACCAACAAGAGAAGAGGCGAAGAAGAAAGTCAAAGAAAGGCAATCGAAGCAATAGACGAAGAAGGATCTAA